In Pongo abelii isolate AG06213 chromosome 15, NHGRI_mPonAbe1-v2.0_pri, whole genome shotgun sequence, a single window of DNA contains:
- the RPS29 gene encoding small ribosomal subunit protein uS14 isoform X1 — protein sequence MGHQQLYWSHPRKFGQGSRSCRVCSNRHGLIRKYGLNMCRQCFRQYAKDIGFIKKDLSCLPWHCLWR from the exons ATGGGTCACCAGCAGCTGTACTGGAGCCACCCGCGAAAATTCGGCCAGGGTTCTCGCTCTTG TCGCGTCTGTTCAAACCGGCACGGTCTGATCCGGAAATATGGCCTCAATATGTGCCGCCAGTGTTTCCGTCAGTACGCGAAGGATATCGGTTTCATTAAG AAAGACCTGAGCTGTCTTCCTTGGCACTGCCTATGGAGGTGA
- the RPS29 gene encoding small ribosomal subunit protein uS14, with the protein MGHQQLYWSHPRKFGQGSRSCRVCSNRHGLIRKYGLNMCRQCFRQYAKDIGFIKLD; encoded by the exons ATGGGTCACCAGCAGCTGTACTGGAGCCACCCGCGAAAATTCGGCCAGGGTTCTCGCTCTTG TCGCGTCTGTTCAAACCGGCACGGTCTGATCCGGAAATATGGCCTCAATATGTGCCGCCAGTGTTTCCGTCAGTACGCGAAGGATATCGGTTTCATTAAG ttggacTAA